The genomic window TGCCGGTCAGGAGCGCGAAGAGGATCCCGCCCAGGCCGTAGACGTCGGTCCTCGGCGTGATCGGCCCCCGCCTCGGGTCGGCCTGCTCCGGGCTCATGTAGTGCGGCGTGCCGAGGATCCGGTCGGCCGAGGTGAGGGGGTGGTCCGGGTCGGCCTCGTCGAACACCTTGGCCAGGCCGAAGTCGGTGATGTGCGGCTCCCCGTCCTCGTCGAGCAGCACGTTGGAGGGCTTCAGGTCGCGGTGCACGACGCCCCGGCCGTGGGCGTGCTCGATGGTCTCGGCGATGCTGGCGACGAGCGTGGCGGCGAGCCGCGGCTCGACCGGGCCGTCCTCGAGTCGCGTCGCGAGGGTCTTACCCCCGGCGACCAGGTCCATGGCGAGGAAATGGCAGCCGTCGGCCGCCCGGCCGATGCCGTGGACGCCGACGATCCGCGGGTGGCGGAGCCGCGCCAGGGCGCGGGCCTCGGCGACGAACCGGCGGACGCGACCCGGCGACGCGAGCGCCTCGCGGTGCATCCGCTTCACGGCGACGCGGCGGCGGAGGCTCTTCTGGACCGCCTCGAACACCTCGCCCATGCCCCCCTCGCCCAGGCGGGCGCGGAGCTCGTAGTCCGACTCGTGGAGCGGCGCGTCGGCCTCGGCGACGGCGGCATCCCCCGCCGCGCCGGGCGCGTCCGCGCCCGTCGACGGGCCGGGGCCGGCCGCCTCGGTGCTATCCGACGGGCCGGGGCCGGCGTCCGAGAAGGGATCGGTCGGGGGGGGCCGCCCGGGGTCGTCGCCGGGCCAGGTGCCCGCCTCGGACCGGGCGAGGATCTCGGCCGCCAGCGTGGGGAAGCGCGCGGCGAGGGCGGCGGGGTCCGCCGGCTCCCCTCGCTCGCGGAGGGCCAGGGCCTCGGCCCGGACCAGCTCGAGCATCAGGCCGGCGTCGTCGCCGAGGGAGGGTTCGGCGGCCAGGTAGTCCTCGACCCGGCGCGGGGCGCCGGCCCGCCATCGGCGGCGGAGGTCCCGCGGCAGGGCCTCGAGCCGATCCCCGCGGGAGTCCGATCGTCGCTCGTCCGGGGAGTCCGTCCGCGGGTGATCGGGCTCGGCCATGGTCCGGCTCCCCCGCCGCCGGGCCCGTGCCGGCGGCGAACCGCCGCGCGGGGCGCGTCGGCTACTTGCCCTTCTGCTGCCGCCCGGCCTGCGGCTTGCCGCGGCCGGCCTGCTCGGCGGGCTCGACGTGCGATGCGGCGCCGGCGGCCCCCTTGCTGCCCCTCGCCTTGGCCTTGGGCATCCCCTTGACGGGCGGCCCGGCGGAGGCGGGCTCGCCCCCCGCGTCGCCCGCCGTGCCCTTCGGGATCGCGTCGGTCAACTTGAATTTGCCGAAGCCGGCCATGATCTGACCCTCCTGAATGATACCGGGGTGCTCCCCGAACGGGCGGAGCGCTCCCCCTGATGGTAGGTGATGCAACCCCTCTGCTCAAGCCCGACGCCGCGTCGCATCCGGGATGGGGGCCAACGAGAACGCCCCCCCGGGCCGGCGAGGGTCCGGGGGGGCGCGGCGGGCGACGGCGGCTCGCGGCCCGGAGGCCGACGCGGCGTCAGACGCCGGAGCCGACGGCCTCGAGGGTCTTGTCGGCGGTGCCGGCGAGCTCGGACTCCATCTCGCGGAGCTCCTTGCTCTCGGTCTTGGACCGCCAGACGGCCCAGGCGACCCCGAGCACGCAGACGGCGCCGACGACGTACAGGACCCAGGAGTAGTCCTTCTTGGCGACGGCCAGGATGGTCGGGATGGCCAGCAGGCTGACCATGTTCATGACCTTGATCAGCGGGTTGAGCGCCGGGCCGGCCGTGTCCTTGAGCGGGTCGCCGACGGTGTCGCCGGTGACGGCCGCCTTGTGCTTCTCGGAGCCCTTGCCGCTGGCCGCGGTGCGGGGCTCGTCCTCGATCAGCTTCTTGGCGTTGTCCCAGGCGCCGCCGGCGTTGGACATGAAGACCGCCAGGAGCTGGCCGACGACGATCATGCCGGCGAGGAACCCCCCGAGCGCCTGGGCGCCCAGGAAGATGCCGACCATGATGGGCACGAGGATCGCCAGCAGCGCGGGGCCGATCAGCTCCTGCTGCGCCGACGACGTGCAGATGTTCACGACGCGGCCGTAGTCGGGCTTCTTGGTGCCGGCCCAGATCTCCTTGTCGCGGAACTGGACGCGGCACTCCTTGACGATCAGGAACGCGGCGCGGCCCACGGCGCGGATCAGCATGGAGCTGAACAGCAGCGGCACGACGCCGCCGATCAGGGCCCCGATGAAGACCATGGGGTCGGAGATCGAGAGCTTGCCGGCCTCGGCCAGGTAGACGCTCAGGGGCATGGTGCCGACCTCCTTCTCGCTGCCCACCGCGACGACCGCGATGAAGCTGGCGAAGAGGCTGACCGCGGCGATGACCGCCGAGCCGATGGCGATGCCCTTGGTCTCGGCCTTGGTCGTGTTGCCCACCGCGTCGAGGTCGGCGAGGATCTGGCGGGCCCGCTTGTAGTTGGCCTCGCCCATCTCCTTCTCGTCGTAGCCCATCTCGCCGATGCCGTTGGCGTTGTCGGCCACCGGGCCGAAGACGTCCATGGAGATCGTGTTGCCGGTGAGCGTGAGCATCCCGATGCCGCACATGGCCACGCCGTAGGCGACGAACAGGGGGCTCGATCCCGCGTAGATGATCGCCGAGAGGAAGATCGCGCCGGCGATGATCAGCGTGCCCACCACGGCCGACTCGTAGCCGACCGCGAAGCCCTGGATGATGTTCGTCGCGTGGCCCGTCTGGCAGGCCTTGGCCATGCTCTGCACGGGCGGGAACTGGGTGTGGGTGTAGTAGCTCGTGCACTTGTTCAGCGCGATCGCCAGGATGATGCCGATCAGGCACGTCCAGGCCGGCCTCAGGTCCAGGCCGCCCCAGATGCCCAGGTTCGACCAGCGCGACTGGGCGTCGCTGAGGATCTTGCCCTGGTAGCCGGCGACGAAGTCGGCCAGCTTCTGGCCCTGGGCGATCGAGGCGTCGCGGGCGGCGGCGAATTCCGGCGTGACGTTGAAGCCGTAGTTGGCCTGGGGGTAGGCCTTGACGTAGGCGTCGTCGAAGTGCAGGTAGGCCAGGCCCAGGAGCATGAAGCCGACGACGCTGATGATCGAGCCGATGATGAACCCGCGGTGCACCGAGTGCAGGGCCTCGTCGCTGGTGCTGTCGGCCCCGGCGCGGACGCTGTAGGTGCTGATGATCGAGCCGACGACGCCGATGGCCCGGACCAGCAGCGGGAAGATCACGCCCTTGTGGCCGAAGCTGGCGTAGCCCAGGATCATCGCCGCGACGATCGTGACCTCGTAGCTCTCGAAGATGTCCGCCGCCATCCCGGCGCAGTCGCCGACGTTGTCGCCCACGTTGTCGGCGATGGTCGCGGCGTTGCGGGGGTCGTCCTCGGGGATGTTCGCCTCGACCTTGCCGACGAGGTCGGCGCCGACGTCCGCCGCCTTGGTGTAGATGCCGCCGCCGACCCGCATGAACAGGGCCAGCAGCGTGCCGCCGAAGCCGAAGCCGAGGAGCACCTCGTAGGCCTGCTCGCCGAAGACGATGAAGATCACCGTGCCGCCGAGCAGCCCCAGGCCGTCGGTCAGCATGCCGGTGATCGTCCCGGTCCGATAGCCGAGCTGCAGCGCGTTGCCGTAGCTCGTGCGGGCCGCCGCCGCCACGCGGAGGTTGCCCCGCACGGCCAGGTTCATGCCCACGAAGCCGACCAGCCAGGAGAAGAACGCGCCCAGGAAGAAGGCCGCCGCGCGGCCGACCTGCACGGCCCCGCTCACCTCGGCCGTGAAATAGAGGATCGCCGTGATCACGAAGACCAGGGGCAGCAGCGCCTTGGCCTGCCGCATCAGGTACGCCCACGCGCCCTCGCGGACGGCGTCGGCCACCTCGCGCATCTTGGCGGTGCCCTGGTCGGCGCCGACTACCTGGCCGACCAGCATGCCCGCATATCCGAGCCCGGCCACCGCGATCAGCAGGGTGAGGATCAGGCCGACGCGCTCCGGCATGTCGTACTTGGTCAGGGGGACGAATAGCTCATCGGACTCCGCCGCGTGGGCGGTCGCGGCGGGGGCGGCCGCCGCCGGGGGCGCCGGGGCGGCCTTCGCCGCCTCCTGGGCGAACAGATAGGACGGGCCGGCCAGCGTGGCCGCCGCGATCATCGCATAACTTAACACTCGCCAGCGTTGCATGATCACTATCTCCGAACTTCCAAGAGTCGTCCAAACACGGATCGGGATGGGAGATCTCGATCGGTGGCGCGCACGGGGGAGCCGTGTGGCATGGGCCCGATCGCACGTGCGGGGCCCGCTCCGAAATCCTTCCTGAGTACGTCCCGTCCGTGGGGGGCGGCGGCACCGTCGTGGTGGCTTCGCCGCTCATCGCGTCGTTCCTCGGCTTCCGACCTCAGCCAAGCTTTTTCCCGATTAGACACCAGGATCCGGGCCCGCGAAAGGGCCTAGGGGGGATTTCTCGGGCCGATTCTCCGGCCGACGCGGGCGTCGCGTCGGGCCCGGCCGGGCGGGGCGCGGCGGGGCCCGCGGGGGCCTCCCCGCCGCGCCCGCGGCGCCTCAGAAGCCGCCGGCCGACTTGGGGAAATTCATCACGTCGATGTACCGATACGTCCCGCCCGTCGTCGTCGCCAGGCGGCGGAGCGGCGTCCCGCCCCCCAGGTCGCTCCCCCGGCCGAATTCCACCGCCTGGATCCGGACGCCCCCGGCCAGGGGCAGGATCCGGTCCACGTCGGTGTTGGTCATCTGGTCGGCGTCGGTGAGGAAGAAGATGACCTCCGGCTTGAGCCCCAGGGCCGTGCGGAGGGCCAGCATGTGGTCGGTCCCGCCGTCGGGGCCGACCGTCCGGAGCTGCGCCTCGACCCGCCCCTTGTTCCGCGTCGTCGCCGGCATCATCCCCTGCTGGCCCGACGGATCCGCCAGGATCCGCACCTTCAGGTTGTAGAAGACCACGGCGAACCGCGCGTCCGGGGGCAGCGGGTTCAGGCTGCTCATCAGCTCCCGCTTGGCCACCCCGAGCGAGTCCCTGGCGACCATGCTTCCGGAACAATCGATCACGTAGGCGAATGAGTGCGCGTTCTCGCGGGCGCCGAAGAACTCGGTCCCCGGGCCGGTGCCCCGCCCGACGCCGCCGCCGGAGCCGCCCCCCGACCCGCCCCCGCCGCCGGTGCCGGGGCCCGGGGTCAGGCCGATGCCCGTGGTCTGCGGGCCGGGCAGGGCGCGCTCGAGGTCCCGGGGCGCCCTGTCCGGGAGGATCTCGTTGATCAGGGCGTCGGCCGCGGGGTCCGGGCCGGGCCCGCGGGGGTCGCTGCCGGCGGCCGGGGCGCGGAACTCCACGCTGCCGAGGCCGCCGACCTCGCCCGGCGAGCCTCCGCCGGTCCCCGGCACGCGGCCCTGGTCGGCCCTCGTGTCCGCCGGCCCGATGTCCCCGCGCAGCGGGGCGGGCCGCTCCGCCTCCCGCGGCATCGCCGCGTGCAGCACCGTCAGCGACGCCGCCAGCACGATCAGCAGGTGCACCAGCGCCGACGAGCCGAGCGAGCGGGGGTCGGTGAGCGGGGTCTCGCCGAAGCCCGCGCGCGGCGGCTCGGCCGGGCCCTCCCGGCCGGCGGCCCCGCGCCCGTCGCGGCCCTCATGGGCCCGGCCGCGGGGCGGAGACTCCTCGTCGGACTCGAACGAGAACCTGATCTGCATCACGGGGTCAGCGCCCCGGGGATGTCGGCTCATCGCGTCGCTCCGTGTCCAGGAATTCCGGCGGGGCGTCGGCCCCGCTCGGGGCGTGCCGGGCCGCGGGCCGGGCCCCCGCCCCCGGCGCCCGCAGGTGCCTCCAGGCCAGCGCCCCGGCGGCGGCCAGCCCCAGCGCCGCGGCCGCCGCCCACGCCGCCGGCGACGGCGAGAGGGGCCACGGGTCGCCCGAGGCCCCGGGGGGCCTCGCCCCCGCGGGCTCGCCCCCGGCCGCCGGCGGCCGATCCCCGACGACCAGCGGCGCCAGCCTCGCCTGGTCGCCCGCCTCGTAGCGGATGATCTTCATGAATCGGCCATCGAAGCGCACCGGCGTGCCGATTTGGGGGATGCGTGCGGGCGGGCCGCCCTCCGGACGCGTCGGGCAATGGGCGCAGATCAGGTCCCCGGCCGGGGTGCTCAGCCAGACCTCCGCCATCGCGGGGAAGCTGCCGACGGCGTCCTGGCGGAAGACGCGCGCGACCCGCCCCCTCACCTCCACGCGCCGGCCGCGCCAGGCCTCGGGATGGTCCCACAGGTCCCGGAACGAGGCGGGGGCCGGGCCGGGCCCCTCCGCGCCCCCTCGGCCCGTGAGCGCCGCGTGATAGCCCGGCAGGTCGGCCAGGCCGACCCGGGACTCGACGTCGTCGCGCGGGGCGTCGGGCTGGTCGGCCGACCGGGCCTGCGCGGCGAACGTCATCACGAAGAAGGCCGCGGCCCCGACGATCCACCTAACCCCCGAGTACATCCGGGCCTTACTGTCCCCTCCCCCCTGGTGGGGGAGGGTTAGGGAGAGGGGGACTCGCGAGCCTCCGATCGCGGACCCGACCGGTGATGAGCATGAGCGCTCGCCTGGCCCGCTCAAGGTCAGTTTGCATGTCCGGGGCGGTAGCCCCCTCTCCCCAACCCTCTCCCACGGTGGGGGTAGGGGACCGGATGGCTGGCCCTGCGTCGAGGGGAGGTCGTCCGTCCCAGCCGACCTCTCCTCCCGGCTCGCCCTAGCTCGCGGTGAAGGGGGGAGACGGAGCGATGAAGCCTCGCCGATCGCGCGCCCGCTCATCGCGGCCCTCCCCGCCCCGCGCCGGCGGGCATCGTGGCCCCGGGCTGGGCCAGGCGGATCGAGGAGACCCCGGAGGCGGAGCAGGTGGCGACGATGCGGGCGGCCGGCTCGTAGCGGAGGCGGTCGTCGGCCACGAGGCGGACGCGGAGCGGCCGGCCGTTGAGCAGGCCGGTGTAGCGGGTCAGGCGGTCCCCCAGGGCGGCCAGGTCGGGCAGGGGCGCGTCGCCGAGCTTCAGCGCCTTCAGGTCGCCGAGGTCGTCGGCCTCGGCCCGGATCAGGAGGTCGTTCTCCAGGTCCGCGTCCACGGAGCGGACGGCGCCGGGCCGGGCCCGGCCCTCGGGCGCCGCGGGGAGCGCCGCGGGCGTGGCCGGCAGGTGGAGGTCGATGTGGGTCTCCGCCGACGGGGCCTTGAACGTCAGGACGAAGAACGCCAGCAGCTGGAAGGCCATGTCGAGCATCGGCGCGACGGGGAACATGACCTCCTCCGGCGGGCCGGGCCGGTACCGCCGGCCCGCGCGCGCCTCCTCGGCCGCCGCGGCCGGGTCGATCGTGGCCCCGCGGCCCTCCGGCGTGGACGGGGGCGACTCCGGGCCGAGGCTCATGCTCATCGCGGCTCCCTCCGGAGGACGACCAGGCTGAACTGCGCGAAGCCCCGCTCCTGGGCCTCGGCCAGGGTGCGGCGGACGGCGCCGTACGACGCGTCACGGTCGGCCCGCAGGATCACGACGGTCGGCAGCTCGTCGCTCCCAAGGCCGGACGACGCGCCTCCGCCCTGGAGCAGCTCGAGGCCCGACCGCCGCGCCCGGGCCTGCTCGTCCCACCAGGCGGCGGCCTCGGCGGCATCGAGCGAGCGGTCCCCGACGCGCAGGCCGCCTCGGCGGTCCAGCGACACCGGCAGGCGGTCGATCGTCAGGTCCGAGCCCGGCAGCGCGGCGGGGGCCACGGGCAGGCGGACTCCGCGGTCGGCCCCCTCCAGGCGGGTGCCGAAGTGGACGAGCATCATGAAGAACGTGATGAGCTGCAGCACGATGTCCAGCAGCGGCGTCAGGTTCGGGCTGATCGCATCCGACGACCGCGTCCGCCTTCTCGAGCTCGGCATGGCCAGCCCCTCCGGCACGCCTCGGGGTCCTCACGTCGCGCGGGGCGCGGCACGCCCCGGCCTCACTCGCCCTCGGGGGGCGCGG from Aquisphaera giovannonii includes these protein-coding regions:
- a CDS encoding ExbD/TolR family protein; translated protein: MPSSRRRTRSSDAISPNLTPLLDIVLQLITFFMMLVHFGTRLEGADRGVRLPVAPAALPGSDLTIDRLPVSLDRRGGLRVGDRSLDAAEAAAWWDEQARARRSGLELLQGGGASSGLGSDELPTVVILRADRDASYGAVRRTLAEAQERGFAQFSLVVLRREPR
- a CDS encoding ExbD/TolR family protein gives rise to the protein MSMSLGPESPPSTPEGRGATIDPAAAAEEARAGRRYRPGPPEEVMFPVAPMLDMAFQLLAFFVLTFKAPSAETHIDLHLPATPAALPAAPEGRARPGAVRSVDADLENDLLIRAEADDLGDLKALKLGDAPLPDLAALGDRLTRYTGLLNGRPLRVRLVADDRLRYEPAARIVATCSASGVSSIRLAQPGATMPAGAGRGGPR
- a CDS encoding proton/sodium-translocating pyrophosphatase, producing MQRWRVLSYAMIAAATLAGPSYLFAQEAAKAAPAPPAAAAPAATAHAAESDELFVPLTKYDMPERVGLILTLLIAVAGLGYAGMLVGQVVGADQGTAKMREVADAVREGAWAYLMRQAKALLPLVFVITAILYFTAEVSGAVQVGRAAAFFLGAFFSWLVGFVGMNLAVRGNLRVAAAARTSYGNALQLGYRTGTITGMLTDGLGLLGGTVIFIVFGEQAYEVLLGFGFGGTLLALFMRVGGGIYTKAADVGADLVGKVEANIPEDDPRNAATIADNVGDNVGDCAGMAADIFESYEVTIVAAMILGYASFGHKGVIFPLLVRAIGVVGSIISTYSVRAGADSTSDEALHSVHRGFIIGSIISVVGFMLLGLAYLHFDDAYVKAYPQANYGFNVTPEFAAARDASIAQGQKLADFVAGYQGKILSDAQSRWSNLGIWGGLDLRPAWTCLIGIILAIALNKCTSYYTHTQFPPVQSMAKACQTGHATNIIQGFAVGYESAVVGTLIIAGAIFLSAIIYAGSSPLFVAYGVAMCGIGMLTLTGNTISMDVFGPVADNANGIGEMGYDEKEMGEANYKRARQILADLDAVGNTTKAETKGIAIGSAVIAAVSLFASFIAVVAVGSEKEVGTMPLSVYLAEAGKLSISDPMVFIGALIGGVVPLLFSSMLIRAVGRAAFLIVKECRVQFRDKEIWAGTKKPDYGRVVNICTSSAQQELIGPALLAILVPIMVGIFLGAQALGGFLAGMIVVGQLLAVFMSNAGGAWDNAKKLIEDEPRTAASGKGSEKHKAAVTGDTVGDPLKDTAGPALNPLIKVMNMVSLLAIPTILAVAKKDYSWVLYVVGAVCVLGVAWAVWRSKTESKELREMESELAGTADKTLEAVGSGV
- a CDS encoding vWA domain-containing protein, which codes for MSRHPRGADPVMQIRFSFESDEESPPRGRAHEGRDGRGAAGREGPAEPPRAGFGETPLTDPRSLGSSALVHLLIVLAASLTVLHAAMPREAERPAPLRGDIGPADTRADQGRVPGTGGGSPGEVGGLGSVEFRAPAAGSDPRGPGPDPAADALINEILPDRAPRDLERALPGPQTTGIGLTPGPGTGGGGGSGGGSGGGVGRGTGPGTEFFGARENAHSFAYVIDCSGSMVARDSLGVAKRELMSSLNPLPPDARFAVVFYNLKVRILADPSGQQGMMPATTRNKGRVEAQLRTVGPDGGTDHMLALRTALGLKPEVIFFLTDADQMTNTDVDRILPLAGGVRIQAVEFGRGSDLGGGTPLRRLATTTGGTYRYIDVMNFPKSAGGF